In Ochrobactrum vermis, the following proteins share a genomic window:
- a CDS encoding CarD family transcriptional regulator: MSSQQKKSPVARGGFKAGEAIVYPAHGVGQIVTIEEQEVAGHKLELFVIDFEKDKMRLKVPVAKAATIGMRKLSETDYVERALKVVQGRARVKRTMWSRRAQEYDAKINSGDLISISEVVRDLFRAENQPEQSYSERQLYEAALDRMAREIAAVNKLSETEAVRLIEANLAKGPKRGKADAEADLDDDEVEAA; this comes from the coding sequence ATGTCATCCCAGCAGAAAAAGTCTCCAGTAGCGCGTGGCGGTTTCAAGGCCGGTGAGGCCATCGTATATCCGGCTCATGGCGTCGGCCAGATCGTCACCATCGAAGAGCAGGAAGTGGCAGGTCACAAGCTCGAGCTTTTCGTGATCGATTTCGAAAAAGACAAGATGCGCCTGAAGGTGCCGGTTGCCAAGGCCGCTACCATCGGTATGCGCAAGCTGTCGGAGACCGACTATGTTGAGCGTGCTTTGAAGGTCGTACAGGGCCGCGCACGTGTGAAGCGCACCATGTGGTCGCGTCGCGCCCAGGAATATGATGCAAAGATCAATTCCGGCGATCTGATCTCGATCTCGGAAGTCGTTCGCGATCTTTTCCGCGCTGAGAACCAGCCGGAACAGTCCTATTCCGAGCGTCAGCTCTATGAAGCTGCCCTTGATCGTATGGCGCGCGAAATCGCTGCCGTGAACAAGCTTTCTGAAACCGAAGCTGTTCGTCTGATTGAAGCAAACCTCGCCAAGGGACCGAAGCGTGGCAAGGCCGACGCTGAAGCTGACCTCGACGATGATGAAGTAGAAGCCGCATAA
- the fdxA gene encoding ferredoxin FdxA, whose translation MTYVVTDNCIRCKYTDCVEVCPVDCFYEGENMLVINPDECIDCGVCEPECPAEAISPDTEPGLDKWLELNTEYAAKWPNITAKKDALPEAKEMDGVAGKLDKYFSAEPGSGD comes from the coding sequence ATGACGTATGTCGTGACCGATAATTGCATTCGCTGCAAATATACGGACTGCGTCGAGGTCTGTCCGGTCGATTGCTTCTACGAAGGCGAAAACATGCTCGTCATCAATCCTGACGAGTGCATCGACTGTGGCGTATGTGAACCGGAATGCCCTGCCGAGGCGATTAGCCCCGACACTGAGCCGGGCCTCGACAAGTGGCTGGAACTGAATACGGAATATGCGGCAAAATGGCCCAATATTACCGCGAAGAAGGACGCCCTGCCGGAAGCCAAGGAAATGGACGGCGTTGCTGGCAAGCTGGACAAGTATTTCTCAGCGGAACCAGGTAGCGGCGACTAA